ATGAAAAATCCGCATAATCCCGGCGTTGACAGTGTCGTCTGCACATTTTATTTATAAATACGGTATTTGCGCCTGCACCGGTTTCTGTTCTGCCTTTGTGCCCAGGTCGCTTTCTCACTCCCTGACACGAGGTTGTTATGACAGAAATCGTTGTTTCCAAATTTGGCGGTACCAGCGTCGCTGATTTTGATGCCATGAACCGCAGCGCCGACGTGGTGCTTTCCGATGCAAACGTGCGCGTAGTGGTGCTCTCAGCTTCTGCTGGCATCACCAATCTGCTGGTGGCGCTGGCAGAAGGACTGGAACCACAGGCTCGCTTTGAGAAGCTCGACGCCATCCGCAAAATTCAGTTCGATATCCTGGAGCGTCTGCGTTATCCCAACGTCATTCGTGAAGAGATTGAACGCCTGCTGGAAAATATCACCACGCTGGCGGAAGCGACCTCATTAGCCACCTCCCCGGCACTGACGGATGAACTGGTCAGCCACGGCGAACTGATGTCCACCCTGCTGTTTGTTGAGATCCTGCGTGAGCGTAACGTTCAGGCGCAGTGGTTTGATGTGCGTAAAGTGATGCGAACCAACGATCGCTTTGGCCGTGCCGAACCTGACGTAGCGGCGCTGGCGGAGCTGGCGACATTGCAACTGACCCCGCGTCTGAGCGAAGGGCTGGTGATCACGCAAGGGTTCATCGGCAGCGAAGGCAAAGGGCGTACCACCACACTCGGACGCGGCGGCAGCGACTACACAGCCGCCCTGTTGGCCGAAGCGCTGCATGCGGCGCGTGTCGATATCTGGACGGATGTTCCGGGCATCTATACCACCGATCCTCGCGTGGTGCCTGCCGCCCAGCGTATCGATGAAATCGCCTTTGAAGAGGCGGCGGAAATGGCCACCTTCGGCGCGAAAGTGCTGCATCCGGCCACCCTGCTGCCGGCGGTGCGCAGCGATATCCCGGTCTTCGTTGGATCCAGTAAAGATCCGAAAGCAGGCGGCACGCTGGTTTGTAACAAAACGCAGAATCCACCGCTGTTCCGCGCGCTGGCACTGCGTCGTAAGCAGACGCTGCTGACCCTGCACAGCCTGAATATGCTGCACTCGCGCGGTTTCCTGGCTGAAGTGTTCGGCATTCTGGCGCGCCATAATATCTCCGTAGATTTGATCACCACCTCTGAAGTGAGCGTGGCGCTGACGCTGGACACCACCGGTTCCACCTCCACCGGCGATACGCTGCTGACGCAGTCGCTGCTAATGGAACTGTCGGCCTTGTGTCGGGTGGAAGTGGAAGAAGGTCTCGCGCTGGTCGCGTTGATTGGTAACGATCTGTCGAAAGCCTGCGGTGTCGGCAAAGAGGTGTTCGGCGTACTGGAACCGTTCAATATCCGCATGATTTGCTATGGCGCTTCCAGCCATAACCTCTGTTTCCTGGTGCCTGGCACCGAAGCAGAACAGGTGGTACAGAAACTGCACCATAATTTGTTTGAGTGAGACAGGCCTGAATGCCGGATGGCGATGAAACGCCTTATCCGGCCTGGAGGCCAGCCGGTGTCGGCCCGATAAGCGTGAGCATCATCGGGCAACACAGTCATGACATCACCGTCTCGTAAAGCAGTCGATCCAGTGCCTTCACGTCGCCTTCGCGGCTATCCGGTAACGTTGGCGGGATTTCGCCTCGCGCCAGTTCGGCGTGGATAAACGTATGTAGCAGCGGACGACGCGGACCATACTCCGCCTCCCCAGCCCGCTGTTTGCGCACCAGCAGTTCATCTATTTCCTGACGTAACGGCGCATCCAGATCGCTTCCCGCCAGCAGTTCGGCAAACCGCATGGGCGGAACGCCTTTTCCTGCTTCAACCCAACGCACCGCCAACAGCGGACGCAGGACGTAGAAGTACTTTTTCAGACGCACCGTTTCCCCCTGCAAGTAGCCACGAAAGTTTTTTCGCGCCATCGAGTAGTAGTGCCAGCGCGCACGAAGCGGAGAGAACCACCGCGGTATCATCGCTTTAAGCGCACTGACCGTAGCATCATCCTGCTGATAAACCACCGGGGAATCCAGCCACTCGATCAGCGTTGGGTTAGCGCCCTTCAGCAGACCCAGCGCTTTACGCCACTCCCAGCCGCACACATCCAGCTCATCGTCGATTGGCAGCTCGATCACGTCACGCGGCGCATCAACCCGCAGATACCACTCCGGCGGATGAACATACAAAAACCGCACATCGTAATCGCTATCCGGCGAGGCAAATCCCCAGCCACGACTCCCCGATTCGCAGGCATACAGCACCCTGACGCCGTAGCGGGTTTCTATCTCTTTGAGCTGCCGCATGACCCGTTCGCACATTGCGGCACTCACTGCATTTTTGGTCATCTTCTTTTATCCTTTTACACATACCACCTGCCGCAACGTATGCACGATCTCCACCAGCGAAGACTGCGCCGCCATCACGGCATCAATGTCTTTGTAGGCCAGCGGAATTTCATCAATCACCTCGCTGTCTTTACGGCATTCAACGTGGGCCGTCGCGCGGATCTGATCCGCTACGGTAAAGCGTTTTTTAGCCGCCGTTCGGCTCATGGTTCTTCCCGCACCATGACTGCATGAACAAAAGCTCTCTTCATTTCCCAACCCGCGCACAATGAAACTTTTCGCCCCCATCGATCCGGGGATGATCCCCATCTGGCCTTTTTGTGCGGAAACGGCACCTTTACGCGTTACCAGCACCTCTTCACCAAAATGACGCTCTTTTTGCACGTAGTTATGGTGGCAATTCACTGCTTCTTGTTGCGTGATAAACGGTTTACTCACGCTACGCGACAGCGCGGCCAGCACGCGGGACATCATGACCTCCCGGTTTTGTCGGGCAAAATCCTGCGCCCATTCCACCGCTTCAATGTAGTCGTTGTAGTGCCGACTCCCTTCCTGGAAATACGCCAGGTTTCGGTCAGGCAAATTCGCGATATGTTGTTGCATATCCTGCTGCGCCAGCGTGATAAAGACGTTGCCGATGGCATTCCCCACACCACGCGAACCACTGTGCAACATCACCCAGACGCGCTGCTGCTCATCCAGACACACTTCAATGAAGTGATTACCGGTTCCCAACGTTCCGAGATGCTTATAGTTATTGGTTTTCAGCAGCGAGGGATACTTGTCAGTCAGGCGCGTAAAGCGCGGTGCCAATGTCCCCCAGTGAGTACTCACCTCCTCTGGCGGCGTGTCCCACGCCCCTTTATCGCGACGGGATCGCGTATTGGTTCGCCCGTGGGGAACGGCCTGCTCAATCGCGCTCCGCAACCCGCTGAGGTTATCCGGCAGATCGCCAGCCAGCAGCGAGGTACGTACCGCAATCATCCCACAGCCGATGTCCACCCCCACTGCTGCCGGAATAATCGCTCCTTTGGTCGGGATCACGCTGCCAATCGTTGACCCTTTCCCCAGATGCACATCCGGCATGACCGCCAGGTGTTTAAAAATAAATGGCATCTTCGCCGTGTTCAGCAGTTGCTGGCGTGCCTCGGGTTCCACCGGGACGCCGTGCGTCCACATTTTCACCGGCGCCGCGTTCTGCGACGTCAACAGCGCATAGTCGTGATGTGTCATGTTTCTTATCCTTTAATGTTCACTAAGCCGTGCAGAACCTGGTCCAGGCCACCGAATACCGAGATTTTATCGATACGCTCTGCCACTCTTTCGAGGGTTTCCAGCTCTTTTAAACGCAAAGCCACCGGGTTGTTTTCCATCACTTTCGCCGTATTCAACAACGAGCGCGTCGCTGCCGTTTCTTCACGACGGCGGATCACGTTGGCCTGCGCCGATTTTTCCGCTTCAACCAGACGGGACAGAATCGTTTTCATATCCCCCGGCAACACAATGTCCTTCACACCCAGCGACGCCACGTCGATGCCATACGGTGTCATCCGGTCTTTCACCTGTGCGCTGACCACCTCATCAATTACCTGTTTATCTTCCAGCAGCTCATCAAGCGTGCGCGTCCCGACGGCCTCCCGCAGCGCAAACTGCAGTTCGCGGTACAGATGATCGAGCGGTTTAGTGAGCTGTGCAAACGCCAGCAACACATCGCGGTAACGCCAGTTCGCTGCCAGATTCAGGCGCAGGTTGACCTTATCTTTGGTCAAAATTTCCTGACCGCCTACTTCCAGCACCTGCAAACGGGTATCCACCACTTCGGCGTCAACCAGATGATTCACTTTCCAGTACGCCGTCAGACCCGGCGGCAGCAGTGCCTGCGTCTCGCCATCAATTTTCAACACTCCGGCGTGCCAGGCAGGCACCTGTACGGTAAGCATCGCTTCACGACCTTTTACCGCGCCGCTACGTCGCGGTTGCAGAACCGCATTCATCACCTCAGCAGGCACCTGAACCTGACGCGTATCCATCCGTACCAGTTTCAACGCCTCGTCGGCCCGCCAGTACAAACAGCGCGTTGACGGAGGCAGGATCTCCTGCAACACCTCATTCATGTATAACGCGCCCGCTTCGCTGTCGTTAAGATCAACGGCCAGGGCATAACGTGTTACCCAGTCTGGCTGAAAGCGGCGTAAATAATTCGCCAGCGCTTCCGGCACTTCGCTGCCGTCCAGATTAACCACCAGCACCTCTGGCGTGTTGAACCACGGCAGACGGTGTTCACCCGCCTCCAGAACCTGATAGTAGTCGCCGTTTTTGGCTAACAGACCTAATTGTCCTTTACGAATAGTGATTTTCTTCGTCATTTTTCTCTTTTCCTTATCAAGTCAGGTGCGGGTGCGGAGGCGACGCTACAGGGGAATTCCCTTTTGCCTGCGGCGCGGCATCGTGACCGGCGACCTGTTTTGGGGCCTGTTAACTGCGCAGTGCCCGTTTTTATTTCTATGATTAACAACCAGTTTCATTGGGAGAATGAATCGGGAATCGAACCCATTGTTCAGGTGTCATCGGTTGACGGAACACTTCCGGAATACAGCCTCAGCCGTTCCTGATGTGCCGGCGGGGTTTAACCCCCTGCGTTTTCAACGTGTTGACGAGAGGGTTATTGCCAGAAGCGTGCCAGAACGAGAAAATGACGAAATTATTTTTTATTTAATTGATTAATAAGGAATTAATTTTCACCATCAAAAATGATGATTGCAGACGTCTCGCCTGTTTTTTATCCTTACCTATCTAACTTTATCTTTTGGGATAAACATGAAAAAGCGACGGGTGGTGATTGGTGTACTGGGCACGGTGCTGGATAAACGCGGCAAACGGGCAAACCGGTTAAAGAAATGGCGGCCCACGGTCGGACTGTGCCAACAGCCGGATTTCCCGATCGATCGGCTGGAGCTTATCCACCAGCCACGCGATGCCGGGATGTGTCAGCAGTTAGCGGAAGATATTAGCCTGCTCTCTCCACATACTGAGGTTCGTCCACATGCCATCCCCATTACCGATCCCTGGGATTTCGAAGAGGTCTACGCCGCGTTCCTCGACTTTGCCACTCATTACACCTTCGATACCGAGAATGAAGAGTATCTGGTGCACATCACTACCGGCACTCATGTGGCGCAAATTTGCTGGTTCCTGCTGACGGAAGCCCGCTATCTGCCCGCCAGCCTTCTGCAAACCGGACCCGCACCGAAGGGCGCTCCGCAGGAGGATGTTGCCGCTGGCACCTGCTCAGTGATCGATCTTGATTTAAGCCGCTATGCCACACTCACCAGTCGCTTTCAGCGTGAGCAGCAGCAATCAATCTCCTTCCTCAAAGGCGGTATCGAGACGCGCAATGCCACGTTCAATAAACTGATTGACCGTATTGAGCGCGTTGCCTTGCGCTCTGGCGATCCTATCCTGCTCACCGGCCCCACCGGTGCGGGGAAATCCTTCCTCGCAAAACGGATTTTTCAGCTTCGTCAGTCACGGCATCTGGTGGGTGGAAAACTGGTGGCAGTGAACTGCGCGACGCTGCGCGGCGATAACGCCATGTCGACGCTGTTTGGTCATGTGAAAGGTGCGTTTACGGGCGCACTGTCGTCACGAACGGGACTGTTACGTGAAGCCGACGGCGGGGTGCTGTTTCTGGATGAGATCGCGGAACTGGGGCTGGATGAACAGGCCATGCTACTGAAAGCGATCGAGGAGAAAACCTTCTTCCCGTTTGGCTCAGATAAAGAGGTGTACAGCGATTTCCAGTTGATAGCCGGAACCCATCGCGATATGCCGCAGTGGGTCGCCGAAGGGCGTTTTCGCGAAGATCTCTACGCACGGATAAACATGTGGCGCTTTGCCCTGCCCGGCCTTGCACAGCGGCGTGAAGACATCGCCCCTAACGTGGAGTATGAGCTGCAACGCTTCTCCCGCAGCCGACAGAATCAGATTCGTTTTGATAAGGAGGCGCGTGAACGCTATCTGGCGTTTGCCTGTTCACCTCAGGCGCAGTGGCGCGGCAATTTCCGCGAACTGAGTTCCTCCGTCGCGCGAATGGCGACGCTGGCCGAGCAAGGACGTATCACGCAGGCCCTTGTCGACGAAGAGATGGCGCTTTTGCAGGAGAGCTGGGGAGAGGCGCCGTCGCAACCGGAACTGGAGATGGAACTCGACCTCTTTGACCGCCGCCAACTGGAAACCGTGCTTGAGGTCTGTCGCCGCAGCGCATCGTTGTCCGAAGCCGGACGTGAACTCTTCGCCGTCTCACGACAAAAGAAAGCCAATCCCAACGATGCCGACCGTCTGCGTAAGTACCTGGCTCGGTTTGGTCTGAGCTGGGAAAATCTCAAAGTCAGAACATAAGCATAATTTGTTTGAATAATACCTCTTCACACGATACACAATAATGATGGTTGGGCTCGATCCCAACCCGTGAATAACAAGCAAACACAACATACGTGCAAGGAAAACAACATGCTCGCCACTCTCACCAGGCTGTTCCCGTTATGGGCGCTGCTGCTCTCTGCTATTGCGTATTACACGCCATCCACTTTTACGCCTGTCGGTCCGTGGGTGGCCACATTGTTGATGCTGATTATGTTCGGCATGGGCGTCCACCTGAAAGTGGATGATTTTAAACGTGTGCTCTCACGCCCGGCACCGGTTGCGGCGGGAATTTTCCTGCACTATCTGGTGATGCCGCTGGCGGCCTGGGTACTGGCGATGGCATTTAACATGCCGCCGGAACTCTCCGCCGGGATGGTGCTGGTCGGAAGCGTCGCCAGCGGCACGGCATCTAACGTCATGATCTATCTGGCGAAAGGCGATGTCGCACTCTCGGTAACGATCTCTTCCGTCTCCACTCTGGTGGGCGTGGTCGCCACACCACTGCTGACACGTCTGTATGTCGATGCGCACATTCAGGTGGATGTGATGGGGATGCTGCTCAGCATCCTGCAAATTGTGGTGATCCCAATTGCGCTGGGCCTGGTGATCCATCATCTTTTCCCGCGCGTTGTGAAGGCAGTTGAACCTTACCTGCCCGCGTTTTCGATGGTCTGCATTCTGGCGATCATCAGCGCAGTGGTTGCCGGTTCCGCCGCGCATATCGCGTCCGTCGGCTTCGTGGTGATTATCGCGGTGATCCTACACAACACCATCGGCCTGCTCGGCGGTTACTGGGGCGGGCGCTTGTTTGGCTTTGACGAGTCAACCTGCCGCACGCTGGCGATCGAGGTGGGAATGCAAAACTCCGGTCTCGCCGCCGCGCTGGGTAAAATCTACTTCGGCCCGCTCGCGGCCCTCCCCGGCGCACTGTTCTCGGTCTGGCACAACCTTTCCGGCTCTCTGCTGGCAGGGTACTGGTCCGGTAAACCGATTGATGAACAGCAGAGTGCTGTCAAAGAAAATTGATCCCCTGCGAATGGGGGATTTCCCCCATTCCTTGCCTTCCTTGTTTGAACCTCATCACAAAACAACAAACATCAACACAAAACAAAAATATAATTAATACCTTTATTTTCAATTAATTATTATAAATTTATTATTTTATAGAGAGCTGGATTCGTTCTTTTAATGTTGCTTTATTTTGTTTTGCTTGGGAATATGATTCCACTACAACACAGATAACCCCCTACCCTATCTTTTCTTTGAGGCCGCTATGAAAAAAATTGCGATTATTGGAAGCAGTGGAGGCAACCTCTACAACCTGGGTGGCGCTGAGCCAGAGAAGTTACTCCAGGAGATTTATCAGCAGTGTGAAGCCGCGGGTGTCACCGTCGCTGCCGTGCAGTTCATTGCAGCAGAGGCGTCGATGGATGTCGCCAAACCTGACACCCCAGCAGCCGTCTATGCCTTAACCACAGAAAACAACACAAAACCACAACGTATCTTCCAGGGTAAACTCTCCGAGGTGAATGCCTCCGTCGTCGAGAGCGATCGCCAGATAGCCGGGATGATCCGTCGCGGTGAGATCGACGGGATCGTAGTGATGAGCGCCGATCCGGTAAAAGCTAACCAGGCCGTTTTTGATGCCGCCGTAGAAATGAAAACCCCGATTGTCGGCACCGGCGGCACCTCGATGGCGCTGGTCGCCGCAAAGGGCGCCAATGTGGTCGCCACCTCAGGCACCACGGGGACCACCAGCCGCACTCGCGCGGTCTCTTTCGTCGCCTCGCTGTGTAAATACTGGGGTATCAAATACAAACCCCAGTTGGGCAGCGCGTCGCCTGCACAAGGCGGTTCCGGAAAGAGTCTGCTTAAGCGCTTTAACATCCGCAGCATCATGATCCCGGCGCTGCCAGGCTTTATCGCGATGGCGATCGTACTCGCCCTGAGCCACATCCCCGGACTGGAAAAACTCAACGATATCTTTGAAATCCTGCTGAAGGGTCTGCCGGTGCTGGTTGCCGTGCTGGCGGCAAAACAGATCTCCGAACTCGATGAAGTCTCCATTGTGGCCGGGGTCGTCGCCGGGGTGCTTTCCGTTGAAGGCGGCCTGATCGGGGGGATTATCGGCGGTCTGATGGCCGGGATTTTTGTGCGCTGGTTGTTTGAGCTGTGCCTGAACTGGCGTTTCCCGATGACCACCGTCAACATCGTTGCCGGCGGGATTTCGGGTCTGACTGCTGGCCTGATCATGCATTATCTGCTGAGTCCCCTGGCGCTCTCCGCCGGTAACTACATCAAGCTGGCTATCGAAAGCACGCTGGCATTCAGTCCGATTCTTGCCGGGCTGCTGGCCGGTCTGGTGATCTGGCCCGCGATTCTGGGTGGTGTCTATCACGCGGTCATTCTACCGCTGGTGCTGCTGGAGATGGAGAAATCCGGCGTCAGCTTCCTCGGCGCTGTGGATATGGTGGGTCTGGTGATGGTTGCTGCCGGCATCAACCTGGCTAACGTCATCGCACCACGCGAAAAAAGCGAAGCGGCCGTCGCCACACCGGGCCTGCTTATCAACCTGGGCTTCGGAACGTTTGTGGAATCCGCCTACCCCTTCATGTTCGCCAACAAAATCGTCTTTGGTTCCGCCATCTTTTGGGCCGGAATGGGCGGCATGATGCTCGGCTTCTTTAACGTCAAAGGGGTGGCCTACGTCCCGGCGTTCGCCTCACCGTTCTTATCCAGCAACGCATTACAGATGGCGATTGTGATGGTCACTGTCATGGCAATGACCTGTATCACCACCATCATTGCGAACCGTTTTAAGGCTGTCGTACAGAGTGAATCTGTGGCGTCTGCCCGTTAATAAATGCACCAACACCAGAGGTACACCATGTTTAAAGGCGATATGAATAAAAAACGCGCCAAAGCGTTACAGAAAGTGAAAGATGCCATCGCGCTGCACGGCGGGCAAACTATCCTCAGCACGGGGATCACCGGCGACGATGCGCGCCTGGCAAAAGCGGTCTGTGAGGCAGGCGTGAAACTGCTCGAACCGAACCATCCTGCGCTGGCGCTGGCGCGCGGACACAAAGGGGTGAGTAACATGCACGCGGCGGAGCAAATCCGCCACGAAATCACCAACGGTCAGATGGCAGAAGCCGTGCACGGCGTGCGTAATGTGGTCCCGGACGACATCTTCATCACCGTGGGCATTGCGGGCGGGTTTACCGAAACGCTGCCCGTCCCGCTCAGCGAAACAGAGATTCTGGAGATTGCCCGCGCCGGAGCTGACGGTTTACATACCCATAAATCAGACTGGGACGACCTGCAGGACATCGTCAACCTCGCCCATCAGTATGGCCTGACCGTGGATGCCTACATTGGTCATCCGGATGATTTGCATACCTTCGGTATTCCGGCACGCACCCCGGAAGAGGTCGCCAGCGTAGCGAAACGTATGCAGGAGATTGGCGTCGATATGATCGGCCTGATGACCGGCATGAGCTATGAAGGCGTGGCGGCAGGCGATATCCCGCAGATGATTAAAGACCGTCTTCGGGCGCTGGTTGGCGCGGTGGACGTCCCGACGCTGGCGGAAGGAGGCATTAACCTCGCCAATGCCAAAGCGTTTAAGGACACCGGGGTTAATATCCTGGTCGTCGGTACGGCAATCGACAATATGGTCTGCAATGCCGCCAAAGAGGCCGTGACCCCGTTTATCGCTCATGCCTAACGACAGAGAACAATAATGCTACTGGTTACCGATCTGGATGGAACATTGCTGACGTCGCAGAAAACTATCACGCCACGCACACGTCAGGCGCTGGTTGACTTTCGTCAGCGCGGCGGTCTGCTGGCCGCCTGTTCCGCCAGACCGGTCTCCTCAATGGCGCGCCTGTTACAACAGCAGCAGGTTGAGACACTGTTTGACTGGTGCGCAGGCTTCAACGGTGGACAGATCCTTGAGCTGGCGTCGCAGCGCATTCTGCATTCTGCGGCCCTTACCCGGATGGATCTCAGAGAGATTGACCGCCATATTTCGCTGTCCCGTTATCCTCACCATTTTTTTACTGCCCAGGCGATTTATCACCGCGACGATCGCCTTATCGCCCCGTGGACATCCTATGAGGCCAGTTTATTTGCGTTACCGCTTATTAGCGCCGCACCAGGGAATATCTTTAATCGTCGCGATATAT
The sequence above is drawn from the Citrobacter amalonaticus genome and encodes:
- a CDS encoding histidine biosynthesis protein, producing the protein MFKGDMNKKRAKALQKVKDAIALHGGQTILSTGITGDDARLAKAVCEAGVKLLEPNHPALALARGHKGVSNMHAAEQIRHEITNGQMAEAVHGVRNVVPDDIFITVGIAGGFTETLPVPLSETEILEIARAGADGLHTHKSDWDDLQDIVNLAHQYGLTVDAYIGHPDDLHTFGIPARTPEEVASVAKRMQEIGVDMIGLMTGMSYEGVAAGDIPQMIKDRLRALVGAVDVPTLAEGGINLANAKAFKDTGVNILVVGTAIDNMVCNAAKEAVTPFIAHA
- a CDS encoding nucleotidyltransferase domain-containing protein produces the protein MTKNAVSAAMCERVMRQLKEIETRYGVRVLYACESGSRGWGFASPDSDYDVRFLYVHPPEWYLRVDAPRDVIELPIDDELDVCGWEWRKALGLLKGANPTLIEWLDSPVVYQQDDATVSALKAMIPRWFSPLRARWHYYSMARKNFRGYLQGETVRLKKYFYVLRPLLAVRWVEAGKGVPPMRFAELLAGSDLDAPLRQEIDELLVRKQRAGEAEYGPRRPLLHTFIHAELARGEIPPTLPDSREGDVKALDRLLYETVMS
- the panS gene encoding ketopantoate/pantoate/pantothenate transporter PanS, with translation MLATLTRLFPLWALLLSAIAYYTPSTFTPVGPWVATLLMLIMFGMGVHLKVDDFKRVLSRPAPVAAGIFLHYLVMPLAAWVLAMAFNMPPELSAGMVLVGSVASGTASNVMIYLAKGDVALSVTISSVSTLVGVVATPLLTRLYVDAHIQVDVMGMLLSILQIVVIPIALGLVIHHLFPRVVKAVEPYLPAFSMVCILAIISAVVAGSAAHIASVGFVVIIAVILHNTIGLLGGYWGGRLFGFDESTCRTLAIEVGMQNSGLAAALGKIYFGPLAALPGALFSVWHNLSGSLLAGYWSGKPIDEQQSAVKEN
- the rtcR gene encoding RNA repair transcriptional activator RtcR, with the protein product MKKRRVVIGVLGTVLDKRGKRANRLKKWRPTVGLCQQPDFPIDRLELIHQPRDAGMCQQLAEDISLLSPHTEVRPHAIPITDPWDFEEVYAAFLDFATHYTFDTENEEYLVHITTGTHVAQICWFLLTEARYLPASLLQTGPAPKGAPQEDVAAGTCSVIDLDLSRYATLTSRFQREQQQSISFLKGGIETRNATFNKLIDRIERVALRSGDPILLTGPTGAGKSFLAKRIFQLRQSRHLVGGKLVAVNCATLRGDNAMSTLFGHVKGAFTGALSSRTGLLREADGGVLFLDEIAELGLDEQAMLLKAIEEKTFFPFGSDKEVYSDFQLIAGTHRDMPQWVAEGRFREDLYARINMWRFALPGLAQRREDIAPNVEYELQRFSRSRQNQIRFDKEARERYLAFACSPQAQWRGNFRELSSSVARMATLAEQGRITQALVDEEMALLQESWGEAPSQPELEMELDLFDRRQLETVLEVCRRSASLSEAGRELFAVSRQKKANPNDADRLRKYLARFGLSWENLKVRT
- a CDS encoding Cof-type HAD-IIB family hydrolase, whose translation is MLLVTDLDGTLLTSQKTITPRTRQALVDFRQRGGLLAACSARPVSSMARLLQQQQVETLFDWCAGFNGGQILELASQRILHSAALTRMDLREIDRHISLSRYPHHFFTAQAIYHRDDRLIAPWTSYEASLFALPLISAAPGNIFNRRDIFKITLVAEHARIDDLCREISRQLPNDYKATITGGNYIDIQRSEINKGYALNEIARQLNLSTTEIAAIGDQQNDISMFAVARFGIAMGNAPDSVKHQARYVTTTNDDEGIVCALEWLRCSAHPVTMRQSSTLAENNEPD
- a CDS encoding slipin family protein, with the translated sequence MTKKITIRKGQLGLLAKNGDYYQVLEAGEHRLPWFNTPEVLVVNLDGSEVPEALANYLRRFQPDWVTRYALAVDLNDSEAGALYMNEVLQEILPPSTRCLYWRADEALKLVRMDTRQVQVPAEVMNAVLQPRRSGAVKGREAMLTVQVPAWHAGVLKIDGETQALLPPGLTAYWKVNHLVDAEVVDTRLQVLEVGGQEILTKDKVNLRLNLAANWRYRDVLLAFAQLTKPLDHLYRELQFALREAVGTRTLDELLEDKQVIDEVVSAQVKDRMTPYGIDVASLGVKDIVLPGDMKTILSRLVEAEKSAQANVIRRREETAATRSLLNTAKVMENNPVALRLKELETLERVAERIDKISVFGGLDQVLHGLVNIKG
- a CDS encoding RtcB family protein is translated as MTHHDYALLTSQNAAPVKMWTHGVPVEPEARQQLLNTAKMPFIFKHLAVMPDVHLGKGSTIGSVIPTKGAIIPAAVGVDIGCGMIAVRTSLLAGDLPDNLSGLRSAIEQAVPHGRTNTRSRRDKGAWDTPPEEVSTHWGTLAPRFTRLTDKYPSLLKTNNYKHLGTLGTGNHFIEVCLDEQQRVWVMLHSGSRGVGNAIGNVFITLAQQDMQQHIANLPDRNLAYFQEGSRHYNDYIEAVEWAQDFARQNREVMMSRVLAALSRSVSKPFITQQEAVNCHHNYVQKERHFGEEVLVTRKGAVSAQKGQMGIIPGSMGAKSFIVRGLGNEESFCSCSHGAGRTMSRTAAKKRFTVADQIRATAHVECRKDSEVIDEIPLAYKDIDAVMAAQSSLVEIVHTLRQVVCVKG
- the lysC gene encoding lysine-sensitive aspartokinase 3 — encoded protein: MTEIVVSKFGGTSVADFDAMNRSADVVLSDANVRVVVLSASAGITNLLVALAEGLEPQARFEKLDAIRKIQFDILERLRYPNVIREEIERLLENITTLAEATSLATSPALTDELVSHGELMSTLLFVEILRERNVQAQWFDVRKVMRTNDRFGRAEPDVAALAELATLQLTPRLSEGLVITQGFIGSEGKGRTTTLGRGGSDYTAALLAEALHAARVDIWTDVPGIYTTDPRVVPAAQRIDEIAFEEAAEMATFGAKVLHPATLLPAVRSDIPVFVGSSKDPKAGGTLVCNKTQNPPLFRALALRRKQTLLTLHSLNMLHSRGFLAEVFGILARHNISVDLITTSEVSVALTLDTTGSTSTGDTLLTQSLLMELSALCRVEVEEGLALVALIGNDLSKACGVGKEVFGVLEPFNIRMICYGASSHNLCFLVPGTEAEQVVQKLHHNLFE
- a CDS encoding PTS sugar transporter; this encodes MKKIAIIGSSGGNLYNLGGAEPEKLLQEIYQQCEAAGVTVAAVQFIAAEASMDVAKPDTPAAVYALTTENNTKPQRIFQGKLSEVNASVVESDRQIAGMIRRGEIDGIVVMSADPVKANQAVFDAAVEMKTPIVGTGGTSMALVAAKGANVVATSGTTGTTSRTRAVSFVASLCKYWGIKYKPQLGSASPAQGGSGKSLLKRFNIRSIMIPALPGFIAMAIVLALSHIPGLEKLNDIFEILLKGLPVLVAVLAAKQISELDEVSIVAGVVAGVLSVEGGLIGGIIGGLMAGIFVRWLFELCLNWRFPMTTVNIVAGGISGLTAGLIMHYLLSPLALSAGNYIKLAIESTLAFSPILAGLLAGLVIWPAILGGVYHAVILPLVLLEMEKSGVSFLGAVDMVGLVMVAAGINLANVIAPREKSEAAVATPGLLINLGFGTFVESAYPFMFANKIVFGSAIFWAGMGGMMLGFFNVKGVAYVPAFASPFLSSNALQMAIVMVTVMAMTCITTIIANRFKAVVQSESVASAR